The region TCAGCCCCAGCCCGCCGATCGTCGCCGCAAACCAGTCCGGATTCTCCGTCTGCGAGCACCGCCGGTGAGAACCATCCGACCGCACCAGCTCAAACTGCGTCACATGGCTGCCAAAAGTCCCCGCCACATGATGATTCTTGCCATGAATATCGTTGGCGATCGCGCCGCCCAGCGTCACGTACTTGGTCCCCGGCGTCACCGGCAGGAAGAACCCCCGCGGCACCGCAAAGTCCAGGATCTGCGCCAGCGTAATTCCCGCCTCGGCCGTCAGCAGCCCGGTCTCAGGATCGAACGAGAGCAGGCGGTTCATGCTCGTCGTCAGCAGCAGGTTGCCGCCGTTCAGCAGGCAGGAATCGCCATAGCTCCGGCCCATCCCCACCGGCAACGCGCCGTTGTGGAGCCCATCCAGCTTGGCCGGAAAGTCCTGCTGCCACTGCAGCGGAACGATGTTGCCGGGGTACTTCGGATAGCGGCCCCAGGATTCAAACTCCGCTCCGCCCTTTTGCTCGGCGGAGCGTGCGCCACCCGCGGCTTCCGTGGAGTCGGACGTACTGGAGGATGCGCTTTGCGGCATAAATTCAGAATACCTTGTGGTGGAAATAGAAGAGGCACGGCTTTATGGGCCGTGCCTCGTTGGATGCGACGAACAAGCTAGACGGCGGCGGCTTCTGCCTTCTGACGATCCGCATGACCCTGCGCAGCGTTCGCACGGGCAGACTTCGCCACCTCAACCAGCGCGGTAAAACCGGCGGCGTCGTTGGCTGCAATGTCAGCCAGGATCTTGCGATCCAGCGTGTTGCCGGCCAGCTTCAGGCCGTTGATGAACGTCGAGTAGCTCATGCCGTTCTTCAGGGCACCAGCTCCGATACGGACAATCCACAGCGAGCGATACTGACGCTTCTTCTGCTTGCGGCCCGTATAGGCGAACTTGAGTCCACGCTCAACGGCCTCTTGGGCAGCCTGGTACAGCTTGGATTTCGTGAGGAAGTAACCGCTCGCGCGCTTGAGAATCTTGCGGCGGCGATCTGCGCGTTTAGTACTCCGTTTTACACGGGGCATCGTAATCTCCTGTTTGCGTACTTCGTTTAAGCGGCTGGTGGAAAGGCTTCCACTTCACTCGCCTGTAGCACATTCTGATCTCAATGGAGGTCGCTTACGCTCGCTCCAGGGGCCTTTACGCTTTGCTGACCCTTTGCTTTGCAGCAGCTCGATCAAAACAATTCAACTTACCCACACCAGAGCAGAAGCTCAGGCGTAAGGAAGCATACGGGACACGTTGTAGTGATCCGCATCCGAGACCAGACCAGACTTGCCCAGACGGCTCTTGGTCTTGTTGTTCTTGGACGTCAGGATGTGCCGCATCTTCGAATGACCGCGCTTGAACTTGCCCGTGCCGGTCTTCGTGAAGCGCTTTGCAGCTCCCGAGTGTGTTTTCAACTTTGGCATGATGATTCCCTTAGTAGTTCTGAACCTGTCGGTTCTGAGCCCGGAGAACTCCCGGACACACTTCTGCACAACTCTCCAAGTGTACACGATCCAGGGCTCAAAACCCGTAGTTCTTCCGCCGCAGCGCATTCTTGTACTCGTCGCGAGCCTTCTTGGCCGTCAACTCAACATCATGCAGCGCTAGCCCGGCCGTATCCCAGGCCTCCATCTGCACCATCGAGTGATCGTCCGTAGCCAGTTCCTCTTCCGCATGGATCGCCTCCACCCACGCATCCACGGCCTGCCGGTAGTTGCTCAAAAGCTGATCGAAGTCATCCGTCTTAGTCATAAGCGCGAAGCTACGGCCCACCGCGAGGCCCGTCAATCGCCGTCGCGAAGGATTCACCGTACATTGACGCAACCTCCGCAAGCCCCATTCGCCCGCGCAGACAGGTATCCTAGAAAAACAGCAAATCTTCCAGCACGAGGTTCCCATGCCCACGGCCGATCTTGCATCAGAAACCACCGCCGCCCTGACGGCTTCAGAGCTCATCGCCCTTGAAGACCAGTACGGCGCCCACAACTACCATCCCCTCGACGTCGTCATCACCCACGCCTCCGGAGCCTGGGTCACGGACATCGACGGCAAGCGCTACCTCGACTTCCTCGCCGCCTACTCCGCCGTCAACCAGGGCCACTGCCACCCCGCCATCCTCGCGGCCATGATCGAGCAAGCCCGGAAGGTCACCCTCACCTCCCGCGCCTTCCGCAACGACCAGCTCCCCCTCCTCTACCGTGACCTCCACGCCCTCACCGGCTTTGAGATGGCCCTCCCCATGAACTCCGGCGTAGAAGCCGTCGAGACCGCCATCAAAGCCGCCCGCAAGTGGGGCCTCACCGTCAAAGGTGTCCCCGCCGGCACCGCCGAGATCCTCGTCTGCGGCAACAACTTCCACGGCCGCACCATCGCCGTCGTAGGCTTCTCGTCCGAATCCCAGTACAAGTGCGGCTTCGGCCCCTTCCCCACCGGCTTCAAGCAGGTCCCCTTCGGCGACGTCGAAGCAATTCGCGCCTCCATCAAGCCCAACACCGTCGCCATCCTCGTAGAACCCGTCCAGGGCGAAGCCGGCATCATCGTCCCCCCCGCCGGCTACCTCCGCGAGCTCCGCGAACTCTGCGACGAGCACGACCTCCTCCTCATGTGCGACGAGATCCAGTCCGGCCTCGGCCGCACCGGCAAGCTCTTCGCCTTCGAGCACGACAACATCCGCCCCGACGTCTGCATCATCGGCAAAGCCCTCTCCGGCGGCTTCTACCCCGTCTCCGCCGTCCTCGCCAGCCGAGAGATCCTCGGCGTCTTCACCCCCGGCGACCACGGCAGCACCTTCGGCGGCAATCCCCTGGCCTGCGCCGTAGCCCGCGCCGCCTTGAAGGTTCTAGTCGACGAAGATCTCCCCGCCCGCTCCGCCGACCTAGGCGCCTACGCCCTCGCCCGCCTGCAAAGCCTCAACCTCCCCCAGATCGTCGCAGTCCGCGGCAAAGGCCTATGGATCGGCCTCGAGCTCAACATCAAAGCCCGCCCCATCTGCGAAGCCCTCAAAGACCGCGGCCTCCTCTGCAAAGAAACCCACGACACCGTCATCCGCCTGGCCCCCCCGCTCATGATCAGCAAGGAAGACCTGGCCTGGGGCCTGGACCAGATTGAGGCTGTGCTTAAAGCGAACTAAGTGCCCGGTCCTTCAAACTCCCAACTCACCCGTTTCCATGCCTTCCGTCTCCGGCTGGAGCGCCACAAGCCCTCCAGCCGGTTTACAGCCTTCCTCTGGGAGTTTGGCCTCTTCGTCTTCAAGCAGGCCTGGTCGTGCCTTTTTGGCGGACTCCTGCTGGCTCTGGTGCTTGGCACGCGCCTTTTCTGGCCACACCATGCATGGCTGGCACGTTACGATTTCCTCTTTCTGGCAGCTCTGCTGATTCAGGTCCTGCTGCTGGCCTTTCGCATGGAGACCCTCCGCGAAGCCAAAGTGATCCTCATGTTCCACGTCATCGGAACGCTGATGGAGCTGTTCAAGACGCATGTAGGCTCGTGGACCTATCCAGAGGCAAATCTCTTCCGCCTGGGCCACGTCCCTCTCTTCTCCGGCTTTATGTATGCGTCGGTCGGCAGCTATCTCGCCCGCGTCTGGCGCGCGCTGGACTTCCGCTTCAGCCACTATCCGGACCGCCGCCTCACCTATGGGCTGGCCTTGCTGATCTACGCCAATTTCTTCACGCACCACTATCTGCCGGATCTCCGCTGGTTGCTCTTTGCCGCGGTCGCCTGCCTCTACGGCCGCACGTGGGTGTACTACAAGCCTTACCGGGCCTACCGGCGGATGCCCTTACTGCTGGGCTTTGCGCTGGTGGCGCTCTTCATCTGGATCGCGGAAAACGCCGGCACGTTTGGCAACATCTGGGTCTACCCGGATCAGCATTCCGCATGGCATATCGTGCATTTCACCAAATTCGGCGCATGGTTCCTACTCATGATCATCAGCTTCATCCTCGTCTCGCTCGCCCACATTCCGCAAGCGGAGGGAGGCGTCAGCACAGGCGCAGCCTGACGCTGCGCTGAAGGAGAAGCCCCTTTACTTCGCCAAATGTAATCTATAAATTACAACTAATGAGGCCTGAGCCGATTGACTTCACCTCGAACCATCCTGATGTGCCACGCGGAGGACGGCAGTGTGCCCTTTCAGGAATGGCTCTTCGACAGCCTCGACGTGCGGACACGAGCCAGAATCACGGTAAGGATCGACCGGATTGAAGACGGCAACTTTGGCGATGTCAAACCAGTAGGCGAGGGCGTCTCCGAACTTCGCGTCGACTTCGGCCCTGGCTACCGCGTCTACTTCGGCCAGAAAGGGAATGAGGTCCATCTGATTCGCGGCGGCTCAAAGGGCACGCAGACAGCCGATATAGCCGCAGCCAAAGACTTCTGGAGGAAACATGGCTAACAAGACGACACCCTACCGCGAGGCGCTCCTCGCAAGCCTCGCCGATCCAATCGAAGCCAAGCACTATCTCAACGCAACCCTCGAGGACAACCCAGAGGGCTTTCTCAAGGCCCTCCGCAACGTCGCCCAGGCTCGCCGCATGGCGCAGGTCGCACAAGACGCGGGACTCACCCGCGAAAGTCTCTACCGGACCCTCTCCGAAGAAGGAAATCCGACCTTTGAGACCCTGAACTCCGTTCTCGACGTTCTAGGCCTGAAGATCACGATCGGCGTCCGCGCAAAATCCCTCTCCCGCCGCGCTGTCGGCACCTCGCCCGCAAAGGCTTCAACCGTTCTTGCGACAGCGCACGCCCCCAAGTAACCCGCTTCGACCACCCGCACCCGCATGGTAAACTTTAGATACAGGGAAATCTGTCGAAAGTGCTGATTTGACGCGATCTTCCGCGCTCCCACACACTCCGCACAGCCCCGCCCAGAAGCACGACGGAGACGCGAAAAACCTACATGGCATCCACCCCCAACACGCCCGCAAATCCAGACCTCACCCCCCTCGATCCAAATGCACAGGCCAACACCGACGCAGCCAAAGCCGCCGGTTACTCCGCCGAAAACATCACCGTCCTCGAAGGCCTCGCAGCCGTCCGCAAGCGCCCCGCCATGTACATCGGCTCCACCGGCGAGCAGGGCCTCCACCACCTCGTCTACGAGGTCGTCGACAACTCCGTCGACGAAGCCCTCGCCGGCTACGCCTCCCGCATCGACGTCACCATCCACGTCGACAACTCCATCACCGTCGTCGACGACGGCCGCGGCATCCCCGTCGACAACAAGGTCATTAACGGCGTCACCATGCCCGCCGTCCAGGTCGTCCTTACCATCCTCCATGCCGGCGGAAAGTTTGACGCCTCCAACTACAAGGTCTCGGGCGGCCTCCACGGCGTGGGCGTAAGCTGCGTCAACGCCCTGTCCGAAGCCTTCGACGTCGAGATCTGGCGCGACGGCTTCGCCTGGGAGATGGACTACGCCGCCGGCGACCCCATCTCCGAGCTCCGCAAGATGGGCCCCAGCACCCGCAAGGGCACCAAGGTCCACTTCCTCCCTGACAAGACCATCTTCTCCGTCACCGAGTACAACTACGACACCCTCGCCAACCGCCTCCGTCAGCTCGCCTTCCTCAACAAGGGCATCGAGATCACCCTCACCGACGAGCGCCAGACCGAGACGAAAACCGGCGAAGCCAAGACCCAGTCCTTCAAGTACCTCGGCGGCATCGCCGAGTTCATCAAGCTCATCAACAAGGGCAAGGCCGTCCTGCATGAGAAGCCCATCTACATGGAAGCCGAGCGCGACAACGTCGCCATGGAAATCGCCATGCAGTACAACGACGCCTACTCCGAGACCGTCTTCACCTTCGCCAACAACATCAACACGGTAGACGGCGGCACCCACCTCTCCGGCTTCAAAACCGCCCTGACCCGCACCATTAATGCCGCCGGCCAGTCCCTCGGACTCTTCAAGGACGTGAAGGAGAACCTCTCCGGAGACGACGTCCGCGAAGGCCTTGTCGTCGTCATCTCGGTTAAGCTCTCGCAGCCCCAGTTTGAAGGCCAGACCAAGGGCAAGCTCAACTCGGACATCGCCGGCACCGTCCAGGCCTTCGTCAACGAGCGCCTCGGAGCCTTCCTCGAACAAAACCCCCAGGTCGCCAAGAAGATCATCAACAAGGCCATTGACGCAGCCCGCGCCCGTGAAGCCGCACGCAAAGCCCGCGACCTCACCCGCCGCAAAGGCGCACTCGATGGAGGCGGCCTCCCCGGCAAACTCGCCGACTGCTCCGAACGCCAGCCCGACCGCTGCGAGCTCTACCTCGTCGAGGGTGAATCGGCCGGAGGAACCGCCAAGCAGGGCCGCGACCGCAAGTTCCAGGCCATCCTCCCGCTCAAGGGAAAGATCCTCAACGTAGAGAAAGCCCGTTACGACAAGATGCTCGGCCACGAAGAAATCCGCGCCATGATCACGGCCCTCGGCTGCGGCATCGGCAAGGACGACTTCGACGTCTCCAAGCTTCGTTACGGCAAGCTCATCCTCATGACGGATGCCGACGTCGACGGCTCTCACATCCGCACCCTGCTCCTCACCTTCTTCTTCCGCCACATGACGGAGCTCATCAAGCGCGGCCATGTCTACATCGCCCAGCCCCCGCTCTTCCGCATCAAGAAGGGCAAGTTCGAGCAGTACATCAAGGATGAGCGCGAGTACGTCAACGTCATGGTCAAGCGCGCCTCGGACGGCATGGTCATCACGCATGGTGAAGGCGGAGCCCGCATCGAAGGCGCCGACCTCACCGAGTTCATCGGCCGCCTCAACGAGTATCTCGGCTTCCTCGACAAGGTCAACAAGCGTCTCCGCAACGAGGACGTCACCCGCGCCTTCACGGAGCTCTTCGCCCACGGCGGAGCAACCCCCGCCAAGAAGGAAGACTTCCAGTCCCCCGCCAAGCTCGAGGAGATGAAGACCAAGCTCCAGGCCCTGGCGCATGAGGCCCAGTTCCGCGCCGTTGGCGAGCCCGTCCTCGACGAAGAGCACCAGACCTGGTCCGTCAGCTTCACCGATGCCCAGGGCGCAGAACGCAAGATCGATTGGGCCCTCGCCAACGCCGCAGAAAGCCGTCAGCTCCTCGGCAAGTACGCCCAGATCGAATCCCAGCTCAAGGGCCCCTTCCACATCTCCTACGCCGCCAAAGCAGCAGTCCCCACACCCGCCGCAGGCAGCGCAGAAGAAGCAGAAGCCACCTCCCAGGCTGAGATGGATGAAGCCGACGAGGTCGCCCAGGAAGAGGGCATCAACGAGACCATCGCCGCCGCTCCCGGCACCGCCGCCGAAACCAAGCCCGGCAAGCGCAGCAATCGCGCCAGCCAGGACCCTGTCGAGAAGAAAACCCCGCGTGAGGTCTTCGAGTACGTCATCGAGCAGGGCCGCAAGGAGTACCAGGTCCAGCGCTATAAGGGACTAGGCGAGATGACCGCCCCCCAGCTCTGGGAGACCACCATGGACCCCGAACGTCGCACCCTCATGCAGGTCAAGCTGGAAGACATCGCCGCCACCGAGGAGATCTTCACCACCCTCATGGGCGAGGACGTCGAAAGCCGCCGCCGCTTCATCGAAGAAAACGCCTTGGACGTCAAGAACCTCGACATCTAACTCAACGCATCACGGGAAGCGATCTCTCCGGAGATCGCTTCCAAAACTACAGAGATGACGACAGCGACAAAAATAAATCGTCATTCTGGCGAAGCCAGAACCTCGGTATTTGCATTTTGCCGTTGCTTGTTTTGCCCTAACAACTAACCGAAAGTTTCGGGGGCCTAAGTAAAGCCGCCCCTTCAGCCTTGTCCACCACCCCGCCCAAGCCTATACTCCCCCCATGGCCGCGAACCCCATCCCGCACCAGTCCGAGTTCGTCGAAGTCGAAATCCTCGAAGACGAGTCCGGCCAGTTTCTGCGTCTCCCGGAGGCCTTCCGGCTGGATGCGACGAAGGTACTCCTGCATCGGGCAACCAACCGCCGCATCCTCGTCGAACCGCTGAGCGAGAAACGCCGTAAATGGACTCATGAAGAAGTTCAAGCCTTGGCTGATCAATTCGACGCACACAATAGGGAGTTTGGTCCCTTTATGGCTGAAGGTCGCAACCAGCCTCCTATGCAGGAACGGGACTGGCCTGAGTGAGCGTTCTACTGGACACAAACGCCTGTATTGGCATCATGTCTCGCACAAGCCAGCTTCTTTTCGATTCGTATAGCGAACATCTTCTCGCAGGTGAGCCACTTTACATCTCATGTATCTCCCATTTTGAACTGTTCGTCGGCCTTGAAAAGAGCCTTCACCAGTACTCTCGCCAAGTGCAGTTGACTCGTCTTCTCCTCACCCTTGAAGTTCTGCCCTTCGAAGATCAAGATGCTCTTGAAGCCGCCCGAATCCGCGCCGAGCTCGAACGAACAAAGCAGCCCATCGGCCCCTACGACACTCTCATAGCCGGTCACGCGATAGCCCGGAACCTCACCCTCATCACCGCCAACGTTCGTGAATTCGCCCGAGTCCCCAACCTCAAGTGGCAGGATTGGACGATCCCCTCGCAGCCTAACCCATAAACCACTGACCCTCAGCAACTTACAGTCAAAATCGCGGAAAACACCAGCAAACAAGCGTGTCAAGCCCCCACAACCCTGGAATTCTCCCTAAACCCAACAAAACAAAAGACAAAATAGTCAAAAATAGTTGGGGTATTTACCCAGCTCAACTTGATAAAATAGATGGAGAGCAAGAAAAGAAAATAGCTTACGGCGAAGCCCTCCAAGGGGTAATCGCCGTAAGCTATTTCTTTTGAATACTTTACGATCTGATGCCCGCTAAACCCAGCATTATGAATACTTTACAAAATCCACCCGCAGGAGGTCCAGACCTAACTCGTTTACTTTGAATACTTTGCGCTAAAAGACGGGGGGGTACCCCTAGTTCATCCAACGCTTATCCGTAGGGTCCTTATCCGGGTCCACATACCGGCCATCCTTGTCGAAGTGAACCTCCCGGTTCTGCTTCCGCATATACACCTCGAACTTCTTCGCCGCGCGCCGCCGCTTCGCCCGGTAGAACTCGTTCCGCAGCGCAAAGTAACGCTCGGAGATCCCCATCGCGAGACCACGCCGCGGTGCCAGCCGCAGGAAAATATACCCACACAGCCCGCCGCTCAGTTGCAGCAGCGCGCTGAACGCATCCGAGCTCTTCAGCAACATCGCCACGTCCACCAGGATGTAGATCGCCACCAGGTACTTGGCCTTCATCCGCAGTACGAAGAACAGCAGAAACTCCTGATCGCCGAAGAAAGCGCCGATCGCGATCATCAGCCCAAAAATCCCCGCATACGGTCCGGACGCAGCGTAGATCGGCTGCAGCCGCTCAATATGCGACATCGACACCGCCGACGCCACCACCGCCCCGCCAATCGCCGAGATCAGGTAGATCTCATACAGCCACCGGCTCCCAAACGAGCCCTCCAGCAGCGAGCCCACAAACCACAGCGTCAGCATCGCAAACGCCGTGTTGATGATGCTCCCGTTGATGAACGCGTACGTGACGAACTGCCAGACCTCGCCGTGCAGCAGAGCCAGCTCCGGCGTCAGTTGCAGGTGAATCTCCAGCAGGCTCACCAGCCCCCTGGAGCCGAACGCCAGGATCGCCAGCGCAAAGAACACCGCGACGTTCCACAGAATGAGTCGCCGCGTAGCCCCCGCGAACGGGGGCAGAGTCATCGAGATGGGGCCGGACCGAGCCATGATCTCTCCATCATAGGCCGAACCAGCCCCGCCCGCGCTAACGTCCCTGCGGCTTTGGTAGTACGGCAGGGCTCGTGTGCCCGGCAGCATCGGAAGTCCGCACCCCAAAGACCACGTTGTCCTTGGAGATCGGCAGCTTGATCGTCATCGCAGAACCCGCCGACTGCAGGTTCGTCCACACCGGAGCATCGGACGGACGCCACAGCACCTGGTAGATCGTTCCGGCAGGAGCCCCCGCCGGGGCCGTCCAAGTCAGCTCGGTGTTGTTATCCAGCCCGCGCGTCAGGATATGGACGTTCTCCGGCTCGCCCGGCGCACGCGCAAACGTCGCCAGCGTAGCCGCATTCAGCCGTGCCACATTGGCGACATAGCTCATGTCCACAAACTGGATGTTGTCCTCGTACAGCACGCCGTTCTCCGTCCGCGGAGTCTGATGCTGGTGGTTGAAGTTCTCCTGCCACTCCGTGAACCGGACGGCCGCGAAGCCCTCCGCGTTGAAGCTGGTGTGATCGCCGCCGCGCAGGAAGCGATCCCGCCGGAAGATCAGGACCGGGTGAAACGGAGGAACGTAGCGCACCAAGTGGCTGTGCGGCTGTCCCGGTCTGCCCTTCGCTGCGCCGATGCTCGAAGACTTGAAGTAGCTGTCCGAAACCTCGGTAATCGCCCTTGCCAGCTCACGCGAAGGCGAATCGCCCTCAGCCCCCAGGTTCTGGATCGCCCTCACCTCCTCAGGCGTCGCCGGCCCCGGAACGCCTTCGGAGAACACCCGCACCGCACTCTTGTCCTGCCCCGTATCCCCCGGCGTAGTATCTCCGCCGACGATGTCATTGTTCAGCGCCGCCTCAAGACTCCAACCCTCGGCCTTGGCGAGCTTCGCCAGGTGCCGGCTGCCGTTCAACCCCTGCTCCTCCCCGGCCACCGCCACAAACACAATGGTCGCCGGAAACTTCAGCTTGGAAAGGACCCTAGCAGACTCAATCGAAACCGCCACACCGGAAGCGTCGTCGTTCGCCCCCGGCGCAGGCGTATGCGTATCCATCACATCCGTCACACGCGAGTCATAGTGCCCCGTCACCAGCACCCGCCGAGCCTTCTGCGCCGGGTCCGTCCCCGGCAGCACCGCATAGATGTTCTGGATGCGCGTGTCCTGCTTGATACGTCCGTTCGGCCCGGTCGCCGCAGGCTCGATGAAGTCGTCCCGCTTCACCTCAAGGCAGTTACCGCAGGCCGCAGAGATCCGCGTGAACTCCGCAAAGATCCAATCCGCGGCCGCAGTCACCCCGGTGCCCGCCGGCAGATCCTTCACCGTGCTGGAGACCGTCGACCGGTTGCTGAAGCTCACCAGCTTCGCAATATCGTTGCGCACGTCGTCCGGCGAGATCTTCGCCAGCGCCCCCGCAATCTCCGGGTCCGCCGCCGCAATCGGCAGCGCATCGCCGCTCTCAGGAATGTGAACCGGAGCCTTGACCTGCGCCAGCCCGGCGGAGGCGGTAACGGCAAACACTGCCGAGCAAAGCATCTTCGTGAGTCGCACGCGCTTCAACTTCTTCTTGCCGGTCTCCAACATTGCTGCATTCTCCTTGAACGATCTGTGAAGGAACATAACTTTATTGAATCAGGAAACGAAACAATCCCGTCTCTGTCTCCGGAAAACAAAGCGGCAGAAATTCGCACACCGGTGGAAACCCTTTGCGCCCATTTGCCGTAACCTTGTGATTAGCCGTCAACGATGATGAAGAGAACGTTTGCTGATTTGGGCGAACGTCTCAGATGGTTTTATCATCCAACAGCGCGAACCAAAAAAGACCTGGAGGCCGCAACAATGGCAATTGTCTGTCCCGAATGCGATAACCCGCTCGATATCGATGTCGATATGACCGATGAAGGCGAAGTCATTACCTGTGACGAGTGCGGTACCGAACTCGAAGTCGTCACCCTCGATCCACTGCACGTAGCTCCCGTCGATGCCGAAGGCTATGACGACGAAGACCTCACCCGCGACAGCGGTGAAGAGGAAGACGAATAGTCTTCCTCTTCGGAGTTCATCAGCACACGGTCCGCTCCGGAACTTAGGGATTACAGGTGGGTTACATCCCATAGCCGTATACTGGAGTCATCATGGCCCGCACAAATTTCACGCAACGCGTCACCGGTTCTCTTGTTCTCTCGTTCGCCCTTTTCACCTCCGCTTCGACAGTAGGGTCAGTTGCCGTTCTCTCTGCGCAGGCGCGCGGCCCAGTGCAGCGCGTTGTGCAGGGCACCGTCCAGGATAAGAACGGCGTCGCCATCAAGGGCGCGGTCGTCTATCTTCAGGACTCCCGCACCAACTCCGTCAAGAGCGCCATCGCTCTCGATAACGGCTCTTACCGCTTCGTGCAACTGACCCAAGGCACCGACTACTCCATCTGGGCCAAGTCTGAAGACAAGAAGAGCGCCACCAAGACCATCAGTTCCTTCGACACCAAGAACGAACTGACGATCAACCTCAAAATCGACTAGGCGCGAAACCGCCCAGCCAGATGCGACACAAGTAACACAATTGCGGCATCGCTCCATGGCTGTCCGTTCGCTATCATCGGACCACTGCGCCTTCGCCTCAGATGAGGAAGGGCCAGAGGAGATGAACGACCCACATGGCCACCGTCTACAAGAAGCCCACCTTCGCCTTCATCGCAGCTTCATGGACCGCGCTCTTCGCCGGCTCTCTCGCCTTCATGGTCGGCCTCTGGAACGCCACCATGGTCCTCAGCGAGAAGAGCTACTTCTTCACCCTGCTCATGTACGGCCTCTTCTCCGCAGTCTCCGTGCAGAAGAGCGTGCGCGACCGCATGGAAGGCATTCCGGTGACGAACATCTACTATGGCCTGAGCTGGTTCTCCGTCCTGCTGACAATCCTGCTGCTCGCGGTCGGCCTCTGGAACG is a window of Granulicella tundricola MP5ACTX9 DNA encoding:
- the rplT gene encoding 50S ribosomal protein L20 is translated as MPRVKRSTKRADRRRKILKRASGYFLTKSKLYQAAQEAVERGLKFAYTGRKQKKRQYRSLWIVRIGAGALKNGMSYSTFINGLKLAGNTLDRKILADIAANDAAGFTALVEVAKSARANAAQGHADRQKAEAAAV
- the rpmI gene encoding 50S ribosomal protein L35, with protein sequence MPKLKTHSGAAKRFTKTGTGKFKRGHSKMRHILTSKNNKTKSRLGKSGLVSDADHYNVSRMLPYA
- the rocD gene encoding ornithine--oxo-acid transaminase, with product MPTADLASETTAALTASELIALEDQYGAHNYHPLDVVITHASGAWVTDIDGKRYLDFLAAYSAVNQGHCHPAILAAMIEQARKVTLTSRAFRNDQLPLLYRDLHALTGFEMALPMNSGVEAVETAIKAARKWGLTVKGVPAGTAEILVCGNNFHGRTIAVVGFSSESQYKCGFGPFPTGFKQVPFGDVEAIRASIKPNTVAILVEPVQGEAGIIVPPAGYLRELRELCDEHDLLLMCDEIQSGLGRTGKLFAFEHDNIRPDVCIIGKALSGGFYPVSAVLASREILGVFTPGDHGSTFGGNPLACAVARAALKVLVDEDLPARSADLGAYALARLQSLNLPQIVAVRGKGLWIGLELNIKARPICEALKDRGLLCKETHDTVIRLAPPLMISKEDLAWGLDQIEAVLKAN
- a CDS encoding DUF817 domain-containing protein, which gives rise to MPGPSNSQLTRFHAFRLRLERHKPSSRFTAFLWEFGLFVFKQAWSCLFGGLLLALVLGTRLFWPHHAWLARYDFLFLAALLIQVLLLAFRMETLREAKVILMFHVIGTLMELFKTHVGSWTYPEANLFRLGHVPLFSGFMYASVGSYLARVWRALDFRFSHYPDRRLTYGLALLIYANFFTHHYLPDLRWLLFAAVACLYGRTWVYYKPYRAYRRMPLLLGFALVALFIWIAENAGTFGNIWVYPDQHSAWHIVHFTKFGAWFLLMIISFILVSLAHIPQAEGGVSTGAA
- a CDS encoding type II toxin-antitoxin system RelE/ParE family toxin, translating into MPFQEWLFDSLDVRTRARITVRIDRIEDGNFGDVKPVGEGVSELRVDFGPGYRVYFGQKGNEVHLIRGGSKGTQTADIAAAKDFWRKHG
- a CDS encoding addiction module antidote protein, whose translation is MANKTTPYREALLASLADPIEAKHYLNATLEDNPEGFLKALRNVAQARRMAQVAQDAGLTRESLYRTLSEEGNPTFETLNSVLDVLGLKITIGVRAKSLSRRAVGTSPAKASTVLATAHAPK
- the gyrB gene encoding DNA topoisomerase (ATP-hydrolyzing) subunit B: MASTPNTPANPDLTPLDPNAQANTDAAKAAGYSAENITVLEGLAAVRKRPAMYIGSTGEQGLHHLVYEVVDNSVDEALAGYASRIDVTIHVDNSITVVDDGRGIPVDNKVINGVTMPAVQVVLTILHAGGKFDASNYKVSGGLHGVGVSCVNALSEAFDVEIWRDGFAWEMDYAAGDPISELRKMGPSTRKGTKVHFLPDKTIFSVTEYNYDTLANRLRQLAFLNKGIEITLTDERQTETKTGEAKTQSFKYLGGIAEFIKLINKGKAVLHEKPIYMEAERDNVAMEIAMQYNDAYSETVFTFANNINTVDGGTHLSGFKTALTRTINAAGQSLGLFKDVKENLSGDDVREGLVVVISVKLSQPQFEGQTKGKLNSDIAGTVQAFVNERLGAFLEQNPQVAKKIINKAIDAARAREAARKARDLTRRKGALDGGGLPGKLADCSERQPDRCELYLVEGESAGGTAKQGRDRKFQAILPLKGKILNVEKARYDKMLGHEEIRAMITALGCGIGKDDFDVSKLRYGKLILMTDADVDGSHIRTLLLTFFFRHMTELIKRGHVYIAQPPLFRIKKGKFEQYIKDEREYVNVMVKRASDGMVITHGEGGARIEGADLTEFIGRLNEYLGFLDKVNKRLRNEDVTRAFTELFAHGGATPAKKEDFQSPAKLEEMKTKLQALAHEAQFRAVGEPVLDEEHQTWSVSFTDAQGAERKIDWALANAAESRQLLGKYAQIESQLKGPFHISYAAKAAVPTPAAGSAEEAEATSQAEMDEADEVAQEEGINETIAAAPGTAAETKPGKRSNRASQDPVEKKTPREVFEYVIEQGRKEYQVQRYKGLGEMTAPQLWETTMDPERRTLMQVKLEDIAATEEIFTTLMGEDVESRRRFIEENALDVKNLDI
- a CDS encoding antitoxin translates to MAANPIPHQSEFVEVEILEDESGQFLRLPEAFRLDATKVLLHRATNRRILVEPLSEKRRKWTHEEVQALADQFDAHNREFGPFMAEGRNQPPMQERDWPE
- a CDS encoding type II toxin-antitoxin system VapC family toxin, translated to MSVLLDTNACIGIMSRTSQLLFDSYSEHLLAGEPLYISCISHFELFVGLEKSLHQYSRQVQLTRLLLTLEVLPFEDQDALEAARIRAELERTKQPIGPYDTLIAGHAIARNLTLITANVREFARVPNLKWQDWTIPSQPNP
- a CDS encoding rhomboid family intramembrane serine protease, which produces MARSGPISMTLPPFAGATRRLILWNVAVFFALAILAFGSRGLVSLLEIHLQLTPELALLHGEVWQFVTYAFINGSIINTAFAMLTLWFVGSLLEGSFGSRWLYEIYLISAIGGAVVASAVSMSHIERLQPIYAASGPYAGIFGLMIAIGAFFGDQEFLLFFVLRMKAKYLVAIYILVDVAMLLKSSDAFSALLQLSGGLCGYIFLRLAPRRGLAMGISERYFALRNEFYRAKRRRAAKKFEVYMRKQNREVHFDKDGRYVDPDKDPTDKRWMN